GCCTTAATAGAAGGCGTAATGATGCGAGGGCCTAGGGAAGTAGCCATCGTTGTAAGAAAACCAGACCAGCAATTAACAGTGAAAAAACAGGCTGTTAGTGGCATAGTAGCAAAGTATAAGTTAAACAAAATTCCTCTGCTGCGGGGAGCGGTGGCTTTAATCGACTCCATGGTTTTAGGGATGAGCTCCCTAACCTATTCTGCAGAAATCGTAGAAGCAGGAATAGAAGATGAGGAACCAGGAAAATTTGAAAGGTTTATGGAAAAGGTCTTTAAGGACAAAGCTGGCGATGTATTGCTATACATTTCTGTTGCAATAGCCATCATGGTTTCTGTTGGCGTCTTTATTATAGCACCTACCTTCATTACCAGCTTTTTAGGAAGATATATTACACATAATTTTGCTTTAAATCTAGTAGAGGGACTTCTAAGACTAGGTATGTTTTTAACTTATATTGTGTTAATTTCTAAAATGAAGGACATACAGAGAGTTTTTCAGTATCATGGTGCGGAACACAAAGCGATTTTTTGCTATGAGCATGGAGAAGAATTAACCGTAGAAAATGCACGAAAATATACAACATTGCATCCAAGATGCGGTACCAACTTTTTGTTTATTGTTATGATGGTAAGCATTCTCTTGTTTTCTACAATGGGATGGCCGAATCCAGTGGTTAGAATGGTAACAAGATTAGCTCTGATGCCGGTGGTGGCAGGTGTTTCCTATGAAATCATAAAGCTAGGGGGAAGAAGCAATTCTCCTATCATGAAGCTAGTGAATTATCCAGGTCTGATGTTACAAAAACTTACTACATTGGAGCCAGATGACGGTCAACTAGAGGTAGCAATAGAGGCTTTAAAAAATGTATTGGTAGATAATGAAGAAGAAATAAAGTGGTAAAAACCAAAAGACTTTTTATAGAGAGAAGAACTATCTTGATGGCATATTGGAGGAAAAAAACTAGTGATTACAGCAGTTGAAATTTTAAGAGAAGCAGTAGAAAAATTAAAGGCGGCTGATATTGACACACCTCAGTTGGATGCTGAGGTGATTTTATGTAATTTGTTGGAGGTAGATAGAATCAAAATTCATATCTATCCAGAAATGGAGATTTCCCAGGAAATTTGTCGTAGGTTTTGGATAGATGTTGAAAAAAGACTAAATTATATGCCGGTACAATATATTGTCCATCGACAAGAATTCATGGGACTAGACCTCTGGGTGGAGGAGGGCGTGCTTATACCTAGAGGAGATACGGAAATTTTAGTAGAGAAGGTTTTGGAGCTATATCAGAAACATTTTTCCCTCCAAACCATCAAGGTGGCAGATATAGGGGTGGGAAGTGGTGCTATTTCCTTAGGGATAGGAAGTTATATAGAAAACGCTAAAATCTATGCAGTAGATGTATCTACCAAAGCGCTAGAAGTAGCTAGGAAGAACATCCTTAGACATGCTATGCAAAAAAAGGTATTTTTGCTTGAAGGTAGCTTATTTGAACCACTAAGAGAAAAAAAGCTAGAAGGAAGTTTTGAATTTATCGTATCAAATCCCCCCTATATACCTAAGGATATCATAGCCACCTTGTCGAAAGAAGTAAAGGACTATGAGCCTACGCTAGCCCTAGCAGGTGGAGAGGATGGACTAGACTTTTATCGGAAAATTGTTGAAGAGGCGCCTGATTTTTTAAAAGAAGAGGGGTGGTTGGTCTTTGAAATAGGTTATGACCAAGGAGGAGATTTGAAAAAAATCATGGCAAAAAGAGGGTTTGTGGCTATAGAAGTTATTAAGGATTTAGCTGGACTGGATAGGGTGGTTATCGGCAGAAAACCGAAAAATATATAGTGCTTTTATGAAAAACATGATATAATATACAGTTAGTAGTTTTAGAAGTGGAGATAATTGTACAACCCAAGTCAATAATTTAAGTGAATCAATATACGAGGTGAGAAAATGTTACAGAAGCTAGATTTTTTACAGGAAAAGTATGAAGATTTAAGTGTAAAAATCGGTGATCCAGAGGTAATCAACAACCAAAGTCTATGGAAAAAACTTGTCATGGAACATTCAGAATTAGAGCCTATTGTAGCAAAATATAAGGAACTGACAGCTTCAGAAAAGGCATTAAAGGAAGCAAAGGAGATTCTTTATGATAAGTCGGCGGACGAAGAGCTGAGGGAAATGGCGAAGATGGAGATGGATGAACTAGGAGATAAGATCGAAGAATTAAAAGAAGAATTGAAGATCCTCTTATTGCCAAAGGATCCTAATGACGAAAAAAATGTTATCGTTGAGATCCGCGCAGGTACAGGTGGAGATGAAGCGGGGCTATTTGCTGCAGACTTATTTAGAATGTATACAAGATATAGCGAAAGAATTGGCTGGAAAGTGGAAATGATGAGTTTAAATGAAACTGGTGTAGGGGGTTATAAAGAGGTAATCTTTATGATCAAAGGGAAGGGTGCTTACTCCAAGTTAAAGTATGAGAGTGGTGCCCATAGAGTTCAGAGAATACCAGCCACTGAATCGGGAGGAAGAATTCATACCTCTGCTGCCACTGTAGCGGTTTTGCCAGAGGTAGATGATGTAGAATTTCAAATTAATGCAAATGACTTAAGGGTAGATGTATTCAGATCCTCTGGCTGTGGTGGACAGAGTGTTAATACCACAGAC
The sequence above is drawn from the Clostridium formicaceticum genome and encodes:
- a CDS encoding DUF1385 domain-containing protein — encoded protein: MGEVRRTSIGGQALIEGVMMRGPREVAIVVRKPDQQLTVKKQAVSGIVAKYKLNKIPLLRGAVALIDSMVLGMSSLTYSAEIVEAGIEDEEPGKFERFMEKVFKDKAGDVLLYISVAIAIMVSVGVFIIAPTFITSFLGRYITHNFALNLVEGLLRLGMFLTYIVLISKMKDIQRVFQYHGAEHKAIFCYEHGEELTVENARKYTTLHPRCGTNFLFIVMMVSILLFSTMGWPNPVVRMVTRLALMPVVAGVSYEIIKLGGRSNSPIMKLVNYPGLMLQKLTTLEPDDGQLEVAIEALKNVLVDNEEEIKW
- the prmC gene encoding peptide chain release factor N(5)-glutamine methyltransferase encodes the protein MITAVEILREAVEKLKAADIDTPQLDAEVILCNLLEVDRIKIHIYPEMEISQEICRRFWIDVEKRLNYMPVQYIVHRQEFMGLDLWVEEGVLIPRGDTEILVEKVLELYQKHFSLQTIKVADIGVGSGAISLGIGSYIENAKIYAVDVSTKALEVARKNILRHAMQKKVFLLEGSLFEPLREKKLEGSFEFIVSNPPYIPKDIIATLSKEVKDYEPTLALAGGEDGLDFYRKIVEEAPDFLKEEGWLVFEIGYDQGGDLKKIMAKRGFVAIEVIKDLAGLDRVVIGRKPKNI
- the prfA gene encoding peptide chain release factor 1, translated to MLQKLDFLQEKYEDLSVKIGDPEVINNQSLWKKLVMEHSELEPIVAKYKELTASEKALKEAKEILYDKSADEELREMAKMEMDELGDKIEELKEELKILLLPKDPNDEKNVIVEIRAGTGGDEAGLFAADLFRMYTRYSERIGWKVEMMSLNETGVGGYKEVIFMIKGKGAYSKLKYESGAHRVQRIPATESGGRIHTSAATVAVLPEVDDVEFQINANDLRVDVFRSSGCGGQSVNTTDSAVRITHLPTGLVVSCQDEKSQLKNKEKALKILKARLQDKAIQEQQDEIAQNRKSQVGSGDRSERIRTYNFPQGRVTDHRINVTLYKLDSFLDGDINEMIDALVTSDQAEKLKAVEQ